From the Glandiceps talaboti chromosome 12, keGlaTala1.1, whole genome shotgun sequence genome, one window contains:
- the LOC144443571 gene encoding uncharacterized protein LOC144443571, with amino-acid sequence MTSSSGARELVPCQFDDIAAAVPSVQRANLHPEDEVCFIDQHSAVTEAVVAIDSEVMKLRPKLENLILTSHILGLSNRLEARPITDALEDLMKANNTLSCSLHDYSLEVKSVIDGTSPRVFHGPEYKLYQTTKAHKTPYDYTQHEATTARRIDPCPPATHDPRLDESLDAFEDSRGYLRLRRRGDGACNNTPVTSSSEVADSGDSNDEQTDPDELSLRSRKRGKKAWEPDSLDF; translated from the exons ATGACATCAAGTTCGGGAGCACGTGAGTTGGTTCCCTGTCAGTTTGACGATATTGCTGCAGCCGTTCCTTCAGTTCAGAGGGCGAACCTGCACCCAGAAGACGAGGTGTGTTTTATAGATCAACACTCAGCTGTTACCGAAGCAGTTGTTGCAATAGACAGCGAAGTGATGAAACTCAGACCGAAACTAGAAAATCTGATACTGACTAGTCATATTTTAGGACTCAGTAACCGCCTCGAAGCACGTCCCATCACTGATGCCTTAGAAG ATTTGATGAAAGCAAACAACACTCTAAGTTGTAGCCTCCATGACTATAGTTTGGAGGTCAAGTCAGTGATTGATGGTACATCTCCTAGGGTATTCCATGGACCGGAATACAAGTTATACCAGACAACGAAAGCACATAAAACACCTTATGACTATACCCAACATGAGGCCACGACTGCCAGAAGGATCGACCCATGCCCTCCCGCTACTCATGATCCGAGGTTGGATGAAAGTTTGGACGCATTTGAAGATTCAAGAGGATATCTTCGTCTTCGTAGGCGGGGCGACGGTGCATGTAATAATACTCCTGTGACCAGCAGTAGTGAGGTCGCCGACTCGGGTGATTCTAACGACGAGCAAACCGATCCTGACGAGCTATCCTTGCGTTCTCGCAAACGTGGAAAGAAAGCCTGGGAACCCGACTCTTTGGACTTTTAA